In Limosilactobacillus sp. WILCCON 0051, a single window of DNA contains:
- the rplK gene encoding 50S ribosomal protein L11: MAKKVANIVKLQIPAGAATPAPPVGPALGQAGINIMGFTKEFNARTADQKGMIIPVVITVYEDRSFEFITKTPPAAVLLKKAAGVEHGSGEPNTKKVATVTKDQVKQIAETKMQDLNAADVEAAMRMIEGTARSMGFVVEG; encoded by the coding sequence GTGGCAAAAAAAGTAGCTAACATTGTCAAGTTGCAAATCCCTGCAGGTGCCGCTACGCCGGCTCCTCCAGTGGGTCCTGCACTTGGTCAAGCAGGTATTAACATTATGGGCTTCACTAAGGAGTTCAACGCACGGACTGCTGATCAAAAGGGTATGATTATCCCTGTTGTAATTACGGTATACGAAGACCGTTCGTTCGAATTCATTACGAAGACGCCACCTGCTGCTGTACTGCTGAAGAAGGCTGCTGGTGTTGAACACGGTTCCGGTGAACCTAACACGAAGAAGGTTGCTACTGTAACCAAGGATCAAGTTAAGCAAATCGCCGAAACTAAGATGCAAGATCTTAACGCCGCTGACGTTGAAGCAGCGATGCGCATGATCGAAGGTACGGCACGGAGCATGGGCTTCGTCGTTGAAGGCTAA
- the adhE gene encoding bifunctional acetaldehyde-CoA/alcohol dehydrogenase, protein MTVKAKATVKATEKPKDKEQIAEELINGLIDKSEKALDQLRTFSQEQVDKICQNLALAAEEHHMDLAVSAAEETGRGVAEDKAIKNIYASEYIWNNIRNDKTVGIIDEDDENQMITIADPLGVIAGVVPVTNPTSTVIFKSIIALKTRNTIIFSFHPQAFKSCLKTGQILEAAAEAAGAPKDVIQWIPQCSRENTTALLQNPRIATILATGGPGLVKAAYSSGNPALGVGPGNGPAYIEKSANIDRSIYDIVLSKTFDNGMICATENSVVIDDEIYDQVKEAFKKWNCYFLKPSEIPTFTNGFIDPDRHQVRGPIAGRSANDIAEMCGLKNVPANTKVLIAELDGVGPKYPLSAEKLSPVLTMYRAKSREDAFRICSELLAYGGEGHTAAIHTNDDELIKEYSLKMKASRIIVNSPSGLGGIGNIYNNMTPSFTLGTGSYGSNSISHNVSDWDLLNIKKVAMRRDNPQWVQIPPKVYFQRNSLKYLKEIPNINKAFIVTGPGMIKRGYIQRVIDQLRLRNNRVQYEIFSDIEPDPSTDTVDKGVAWMNDFQPDTIIALGGGSPMDAAKAMWMFYEHPDTTWNGVRQKYLDIRKRAYKIGRPKKAQFIGIPTTSGTGSEVTPFAVITNSKTHVKYPLADYALTPDIAIVDSQFVESVPANTTAWTGLDVLTHATESYVSVMATDYTRGWSLEAIKGVMENLEASVKGDKLARKKMHDSSTIAGLAFANAFLGITHSLAHKMGGAFDLPHGLVIAIALPQVIRFNAKRPTKLAMWPHYEDYRADKDYAAIARFLGLKGDTTEELVEAYVQKIIELAHKCGVTLSLKANGVKREDFDKVVDQLAVLAYEDQCTTANPVEPLVSQLKELLERCYEGTGVETEE, encoded by the coding sequence ATGACAGTTAAAGCCAAAGCCACTGTTAAGGCCACTGAAAAGCCTAAAGACAAAGAACAAATCGCTGAAGAACTGATTAACGGCTTGATTGATAAGAGTGAAAAAGCTCTTGATCAATTACGCACATTTAGCCAAGAACAGGTTGACAAAATCTGTCAAAACCTTGCTTTGGCCGCTGAAGAACATCATATGGATCTGGCTGTTTCAGCCGCTGAAGAAACTGGTCGTGGGGTAGCTGAAGACAAGGCTATTAAGAATATCTACGCCAGTGAATATATCTGGAACAATATTCGTAATGACAAGACGGTTGGCATTATCGATGAAGATGATGAAAACCAAATGATTACGATTGCTGATCCACTGGGGGTAATTGCTGGGGTCGTGCCAGTTACCAACCCAACGTCAACGGTTATCTTTAAGTCAATTATTGCCTTAAAGACGCGGAACACGATTATCTTCTCATTCCACCCACAGGCCTTTAAGTCATGTCTGAAGACTGGTCAGATCTTGGAAGCCGCTGCTGAAGCCGCTGGGGCACCAAAAGACGTAATTCAGTGGATTCCACAATGCAGCCGTGAAAATACGACAGCACTGCTGCAAAATCCTCGCATCGCTACGATTCTGGCTACTGGTGGCCCTGGACTGGTTAAGGCAGCCTACAGTTCTGGTAATCCTGCCTTGGGTGTCGGTCCTGGTAACGGTCCTGCCTACATCGAAAAGAGTGCCAACATTGATCGTTCCATCTACGACATCGTATTATCAAAGACCTTTGACAACGGGATGATCTGTGCTACTGAAAACTCGGTTGTCATTGACGACGAAATCTACGACCAGGTTAAAGAAGCCTTTAAGAAGTGGAACTGCTACTTCTTGAAGCCAAGCGAGATTCCAACGTTTACCAATGGTTTCATCGATCCTGATCGGCACCAGGTCCGTGGTCCGATTGCTGGTCGTTCTGCAAATGATATTGCTGAAATGTGTGGGCTGAAAAACGTTCCAGCTAATACCAAAGTACTGATTGCCGAGCTGGATGGGGTTGGCCCTAAGTATCCACTGTCAGCTGAAAAGCTTTCGCCTGTACTGACGATGTACCGTGCCAAGAGTCGTGAAGATGCATTCCGGATCTGTAGTGAACTGCTGGCCTACGGTGGTGAAGGTCACACGGCAGCCATTCACACCAACGATGATGAATTGATCAAGGAATACTCACTGAAGATGAAAGCTTCCCGAATCATCGTCAACTCGCCATCAGGTCTTGGTGGTATCGGTAATATCTACAACAACATGACGCCATCATTTACGCTGGGGACGGGTTCATACGGCAGCAACTCGATCTCACACAACGTTTCTGACTGGGATCTGCTGAACATTAAGAAGGTTGCTATGCGTCGTGATAATCCACAATGGGTACAGATTCCGCCAAAGGTCTACTTCCAGCGGAACTCACTGAAGTACCTGAAAGAAATTCCAAATATCAACAAGGCATTTATCGTTACCGGTCCAGGAATGATTAAGCGCGGCTACATTCAGCGGGTTATTGATCAGCTGCGGCTGCGCAACAACCGGGTTCAATATGAGATCTTCTCTGATATCGAACCTGACCCATCAACGGATACGGTTGACAAGGGTGTTGCCTGGATGAATGACTTCCAGCCAGACACGATCATTGCACTGGGTGGTGGTTCACCAATGGACGCTGCTAAGGCAATGTGGATGTTCTATGAGCACCCAGACACGACTTGGAATGGGGTTCGGCAAAAGTACCTTGATATCCGTAAGCGGGCCTACAAGATCGGTCGGCCAAAGAAAGCACAATTTATCGGGATTCCTACGACTTCTGGTACCGGTTCTGAAGTTACGCCATTTGCGGTTATCACCAACTCCAAGACGCATGTCAAGTACCCACTGGCTGACTACGCCTTGACGCCAGACATCGCAATTGTCGACTCACAGTTCGTTGAATCCGTGCCAGCCAACACGACGGCCTGGACAGGTCTGGACGTCTTGACGCACGCTACTGAATCATACGTTTCCGTAATGGCAACCGACTACACGCGTGGCTGGTCGCTGGAAGCCATTAAGGGCGTTATGGAAAATCTTGAGGCATCCGTCAAGGGTGACAAGCTGGCCCGCAAGAAGATGCATGACAGCTCTACGATTGCCGGTTTGGCCTTTGCCAATGCTTTCTTGGGGATCACGCACTCTCTGGCTCACAAGATGGGTGGGGCCTTTGATCTGCCACACGGTTTGGTAATTGCGATTGCACTGCCGCAAGTAATTCGTTTCAATGCTAAGCGGCCAACCAAGCTGGCAATGTGGCCACATTACGAAGACTACCGTGCTGACAAGGACTATGCAGCGATTGCTCGTTTCTTAGGCTTGAAGGGCGATACGACTGAAGAGTTGGTTGAAGCATACGTACAAAAGATTATCGAACTGGCTCATAAGTGTGGCGTAACGCTGAGCTTGAAAGCTAATGGCGTTAAGCGCGAAGACTTTGACAAGGTCGTTGATCAACTGGCCGTTCTGGCTTATGAAGATCAATGTACGACGGCTAACCCGGTTGAACCACTGGTCAGCCAGCTTAAGGAACTGTTGGAACGCTGCTACGAAGGCACTGGCGTCGAAACTGAAGAATAG
- a CDS encoding MFS transporter — protein sequence MKFNKQQWQWIFYDWANSGYGILVVTAVLPVYFKAVAHQNGVSAALSTALWGYANSAGTLVVSLLAPFLGAMADYPYAKRRWLNWFAGLGIIMTMILGILSPNAWQWLLIVYVLSAIGYSGGNLFYDSFLTDVADYRQIDALSSTGYGMGYLGGVMAFLIFLTVELGHGFGWLNDYGIARFSFILAGLWWIIFGMPFLKNAHQRYSVPKEQKPIAASFARVIKTMRHIRQYRAAFWFLVAYFFYIDGVDTIFTMATSIGSDMGINTTMLMIVLLVVQLIAFPFSIWYGWLANRTSTRRALLLGICVYLFICLQALHLKTLRDFWILAVLVGTSQGGIQALSRSYFGKLIPKENSSEFFGFYNILGKFSAIIGPVLVGLVTQLTGESTKGAASLAVLFAVGLLIFLRLPAPSD from the coding sequence ATGAAATTTAACAAACAGCAGTGGCAATGGATCTTTTATGACTGGGCAAATTCAGGCTATGGCATTTTGGTCGTAACCGCGGTCCTGCCAGTATATTTTAAAGCGGTTGCTCACCAAAATGGGGTCTCAGCCGCGCTCTCAACGGCATTATGGGGATATGCCAACAGCGCGGGAACTTTGGTCGTTTCGCTTTTAGCACCTTTTTTGGGAGCAATGGCGGATTATCCTTATGCCAAACGACGCTGGCTGAACTGGTTTGCTGGCTTGGGCATCATTATGACGATGATTCTGGGGATTTTATCGCCAAATGCCTGGCAATGGCTGCTGATCGTTTATGTCTTATCAGCAATCGGCTATTCAGGCGGCAACCTTTTTTATGACAGCTTTTTGACCGATGTGGCCGATTATCGTCAAATCGATGCTCTGTCATCAACTGGGTATGGCATGGGGTATCTGGGCGGCGTCATGGCTTTTTTGATCTTTTTGACAGTTGAGCTGGGTCATGGCTTTGGCTGGCTGAACGATTATGGAATTGCGCGCTTCAGCTTTATCTTGGCTGGCCTTTGGTGGATCATTTTTGGCATGCCGTTTCTAAAAAATGCTCATCAGCGCTATAGCGTGCCAAAAGAACAAAAACCGATTGCTGCCAGTTTTGCCCGCGTGATAAAAACCATGCGGCATATTCGGCAATATCGAGCCGCGTTTTGGTTTTTGGTTGCATACTTCTTTTATATTGACGGCGTCGATACGATTTTTACGATGGCAACCTCAATTGGATCTGATATGGGAATCAATACTACCATGCTGATGATCGTTTTATTGGTCGTACAGCTGATTGCCTTTCCGTTCTCAATCTGGTACGGCTGGCTGGCCAATCGCACTTCAACGCGGCGGGCTTTATTGCTGGGAATCTGCGTCTACTTGTTTATTTGTCTACAGGCTCTGCACTTGAAGACGCTGCGTGATTTTTGGATTCTGGCGGTTTTGGTTGGTACCAGTCAGGGTGGGATTCAAGCATTGAGCCGTTCTTATTTTGGCAAGTTGATTCCTAAAGAAAACAGCAGCGAGTTTTTTGGCTTTTACAATATTTTGGGGAAGTTTTCAGCAATTATTGGTCCTGTTTTGGTTGGACTCGTTACGCAGCTGACGGGCGAGTCAACCAAGGGAGCTGCCTCATTGGCTGTCTTATTTGCGGTGGGTCTTTTGATCTTTTTGAGACTGCCTGCACCTTCAGATTAG
- a CDS encoding phosphatase PAP2 family protein, with product MTGGIDLSEENQKKLFGISAIICIILLTIAYFGDLAISNTLINYHSWVGTFCQTFGEFPVYLIFALCGQIAMTYAWRGDCEKILAGPLFIGGLALSLWQSKQYVNEFLGYLYSAQTNLKNGTAIAMANSDSATGGYAGATIIMVWLLFFVIFTLLVQWWLKNKTTKQLTRYMKIAVLASLTVWFALEVNLTLKDLWGRYRPYELTSGNHEFTNWLTINGVNGHKSFPSGHTMAATLCIVFSWFVSNNKRKSFFIGGIVYGVVIALSRVIVGAHFFSDVTFSFFLTALIIFIMNGLGKKLIENF from the coding sequence TTGACAGGAGGGATTGATTTGAGTGAAGAAAATCAAAAGAAGCTGTTTGGCATTTCAGCAATTATCTGCATTATTTTATTAACGATTGCCTATTTTGGTGATTTAGCCATCAGCAATACCTTAATTAATTATCACAGCTGGGTAGGGACGTTTTGCCAGACTTTTGGCGAGTTTCCGGTTTATCTTATTTTTGCCTTATGTGGACAGATTGCGATGACTTATGCCTGGCGGGGTGACTGTGAAAAAATACTGGCAGGACCGTTGTTTATTGGCGGGCTTGCACTGTCGCTTTGGCAAAGCAAGCAGTATGTTAATGAATTCTTAGGCTATCTGTATTCGGCACAGACCAATCTTAAAAATGGCACAGCGATAGCAATGGCCAACAGCGACTCAGCAACGGGCGGCTATGCAGGCGCAACGATTATAATGGTCTGGCTGCTGTTTTTCGTTATATTTACGCTGTTGGTACAATGGTGGCTGAAGAACAAAACGACTAAACAGCTGACACGCTATATGAAAATCGCCGTTTTGGCGTCATTGACGGTTTGGTTTGCATTGGAAGTTAATCTGACCTTAAAAGATCTGTGGGGACGCTATCGCCCATATGAACTCACGAGTGGCAATCATGAATTTACCAATTGGCTGACGATCAATGGCGTTAATGGGCATAAGTCATTTCCATCTGGGCATACGATGGCGGCAACGCTATGCATCGTTTTTTCATGGTTCGTTTCCAACAATAAGCGTAAGAGCTTTTTCATTGGCGGCATCGTTTATGGTGTCGTGATCGCTCTGAGCCGAGTAATCGTGGGCGCACATTTCTTTTCGGACGTTACGTTCTCGTTTTTCCTGACCGCACTGATTATCTTCATCATGAATGGTCTTGGCAAAAAGCTAATTGAAAATTTTTAA
- the rpmG gene encoding 50S ribosomal protein L33, which yields MTQKKAALECTKCGARNYTITVKPDRESRLELSKFCKHCGEYTLHRETK from the coding sequence ATGACTCAGAAAAAAGCGGCACTGGAATGTACCAAATGCGGTGCGCGCAACTACACGATAACGGTCAAGCCTGATCGTGAATCGCGTCTGGAACTAAGCAAGTTCTGCAAGCACTGTGGTGAATATACTTTGCATCGAGAAACAAAATAA
- a CDS encoding amino acid permease, whose protein sequence is MEKQPQTELKRSLGFGSALSIVIGTIIGSGIFFKQGSVLDSAGSSTMAILAWVLGGIITLTAGLTIAEIGSQMPYTGGLYVYIENLYGRIWGFLAGWMQIIVYGPAIIASVAGFMSILMANLFGLSSAWRIPLAVITILAIGAMNMLENRVGAAFSVITTIAKMIPIAAIIIFGLFWGHQHAFGQTLSQVHQSAGNFGVAILATLFGYDGWILIANLGGEMKNPQKLLPKAIILGISAVLLIYTLITIGVLRFLPVQTIHRLGENTTAYLAVKAFGTIGGKLLSIGIIISMMGTINGKMLTFPRIVYAMAKRRDIPFSRALSYLTPKGKSPVVATLFIILLATIMMLFFDPDHLSDLCVFTVYCFYILAFFGIFILRKTNEAPRPFSTPLYPWIPIIAIAGGIFVLISEIINDPAGVMLFAGVVVIGLPVFWIVKKLDQSANN, encoded by the coding sequence ATGGAAAAACAGCCACAAACAGAGCTGAAACGCTCGTTAGGGTTCGGCTCAGCACTTTCGATCGTAATTGGCACCATCATCGGTTCCGGCATCTTCTTTAAACAAGGCTCGGTCCTGGATAGTGCCGGATCTTCAACCATGGCCATCCTCGCTTGGGTTTTAGGAGGTATCATCACTTTAACGGCTGGCCTGACGATTGCCGAAATCGGTTCGCAGATGCCATATACCGGCGGCCTGTATGTCTATATCGAGAATCTTTACGGTCGCATCTGGGGCTTTTTAGCCGGTTGGATGCAGATTATCGTTTACGGTCCTGCAATTATTGCTTCCGTAGCTGGATTTATGAGTATTTTGATGGCTAATCTTTTTGGTCTCAGCTCCGCTTGGCGAATTCCCCTCGCTGTGATAACGATTCTTGCCATCGGTGCTATGAATATGCTGGAAAACCGTGTTGGAGCAGCATTTTCCGTAATTACTACGATTGCCAAAATGATTCCAATTGCTGCAATTATTATTTTTGGCCTATTTTGGGGACATCAGCACGCTTTTGGCCAGACGCTCAGCCAGGTACATCAATCGGCTGGTAATTTCGGTGTTGCCATCCTAGCAACTTTATTTGGCTATGATGGCTGGATTCTAATCGCCAATTTGGGTGGTGAAATGAAAAATCCACAAAAGCTGCTGCCTAAAGCGATCATTTTAGGAATCAGCGCCGTTTTATTGATCTATACCTTAATTACAATTGGCGTTCTCCGTTTTTTGCCAGTCCAAACAATCCATCGATTAGGGGAGAACACGACTGCCTATCTCGCGGTTAAAGCTTTTGGGACGATTGGCGGCAAGCTTTTGTCCATTGGTATTATCATTTCAATGATGGGAACGATCAACGGTAAGATGCTGACTTTCCCAAGAATCGTCTATGCCATGGCTAAACGGCGCGACATTCCATTTTCCCGGGCCTTGTCTTATCTGACCCCTAAAGGAAAATCACCGGTTGTCGCAACGCTTTTCATTATTCTGTTGGCTACCATTATGATGCTGTTTTTTGATCCTGATCACTTGTCGGATCTATGCGTATTTACCGTCTACTGTTTTTATATTTTAGCTTTCTTTGGCATCTTCATTCTTCGCAAGACCAATGAAGCACCCCGTCCATTCTCCACACCGCTTTATCCCTGGATTCCAATTATTGCAATTGCTGGCGGCATCTTTGTCTTGATCAGCGAAATCATCAATGATCCAGCCGGTGTCATGCTTTTTGCCGGCGTGGTCGTAATCGGGCTGCCCGTATTTTGGATTGTCAAAAAGCTTGATCAATCAGCTAATAATTAA
- the rplA gene encoding 50S ribosomal protein L1, translating to MAKHRGKKYQDALKKVDSKKEYAVSDAVQLVKDIDFANFDSTLEVAFNLNVDTKQADQQLRGAVVLPNGTGKDQTVVVFAKGEKAKEAEAAGADFVGDQDLVDKIQDGWLDFDVAIATPDMMPLVGRLGRVLGPKGLMPNPKTGTVTMDVAKAVSESKAGKVTYRTDRDGNVAVPFGKASFDTDKLVENLKTIEETIVKVRPAAVRGAYIKHVSVASTFGPSVTIDLASF from the coding sequence ATGGCTAAACATCGCGGTAAGAAGTACCAAGACGCCCTGAAGAAGGTTGATTCCAAGAAGGAATACGCTGTCAGCGACGCGGTACAATTAGTAAAAGACATTGACTTTGCAAACTTCGACTCAACCCTCGAAGTTGCATTTAACTTGAACGTAGACACGAAGCAAGCGGACCAACAATTGCGTGGTGCCGTAGTGCTGCCAAACGGTACTGGTAAAGACCAAACCGTTGTTGTGTTTGCAAAGGGTGAAAAGGCTAAGGAAGCTGAAGCTGCTGGTGCAGACTTCGTTGGCGACCAAGACCTGGTTGACAAGATTCAAGACGGTTGGCTGGACTTTGACGTTGCCATCGCAACGCCAGACATGATGCCACTGGTTGGTCGTCTGGGTCGGGTATTGGGCCCTAAGGGCTTGATGCCAAACCCTAAGACGGGTACGGTTACGATGGACGTAGCCAAGGCCGTTTCTGAATCCAAGGCCGGCAAGGTTACCTACCGGACTGACCGTGACGGCAACGTTGCTGTTCCATTCGGTAAGGCATCCTTTGACACGGACAAGCTGGTTGAAAACCTGAAGACGATTGAAGAAACGATCGTTAAGGTTCGTCCGGCAGCTGTTCGCGGTGCTTACATCAAGCACGTTTCGGTAGCTTCGACTTTTGGTCCTAGCGTAACGATTGACCTGGCTAGTTTCTAA
- the secE gene encoding preprotein translocase subunit SecE has product MKLTKFVKSVNAEMHKVVWPTAKETRRDTTTVVSLTIFFIIFFAIIDWLLHQFMLLIVG; this is encoded by the coding sequence ATGAAACTTACAAAATTCGTAAAGAGCGTCAATGCTGAAATGCATAAGGTAGTCTGGCCAACTGCTAAAGAAACGCGGCGGGACACGACTACGGTAGTTTCGCTGACGATTTTCTTTATTATCTTTTTTGCGATTATTGACTGGCTGCTGCACCAGTTCATGCTGCTGATTGTTGGCTAA
- the rplL gene encoding 50S ribosomal protein L7/L12 codes for MAFDKDAIIASLKEASISDLNDLVKAIEEEFDVSAAAPVAVAGAAGGEAAAKDSFTVELTSAGSAKVKVIKAVKDITGLGLKDAKDLVDNAPSAVKEDVKEDEANDIKEKLEAAGATVTLK; via the coding sequence ATGGCTTTTGATAAGGATGCTATCATTGCTTCTCTGAAGGAAGCATCAATCTCTGACCTTAACGACCTGGTTAAGGCTATCGAAGAAGAATTCGACGTTTCTGCTGCTGCTCCAGTTGCTGTTGCCGGTGCTGCCGGTGGCGAAGCTGCTGCTAAGGACAGCTTCACTGTTGAACTGACTTCTGCAGGTTCTGCAAAGGTTAAGGTCATCAAGGCTGTTAAGGACATCACTGGTCTGGGCCTGAAGGACGCTAAGGACCTGGTTGACAACGCACCATCCGCTGTCAAGGAAGACGTTAAGGAAGACGAAGCCAACGACATCAAGGAAAAGCTTGAAGCCGCAGGTGCTACTGTTACCCTTAAGTAG
- the rplJ gene encoding 50S ribosomal protein L10: MSEATIAKKAEAVKNVNEMLTNAETAIVVDYRGLTVAEVTDLRKQLRDAGIKMMVIKNKILERAVEGTDYEDLKSTFVGPTAVAFSDEDAIAPAKILKKFADDHEALEIKGGFIEKKVQTLDKINEYATLPSREDLLSMLASALQDPMRKIARAVKAVADKKSEEEAA, encoded by the coding sequence ATGAGCGAAGCAACGATTGCTAAGAAGGCTGAAGCAGTTAAGAACGTCAACGAAATGCTGACGAATGCTGAAACGGCCATTGTTGTTGACTACCGTGGTCTGACGGTTGCCGAAGTTACGGATCTGCGTAAGCAGCTGCGTGATGCTGGCATCAAGATGATGGTTATCAAGAACAAGATTCTGGAACGTGCCGTTGAAGGTACGGACTACGAAGATCTGAAGAGCACGTTCGTTGGTCCAACGGCCGTAGCCTTCTCTGACGAAGATGCTATTGCCCCAGCAAAGATTCTGAAGAAGTTTGCTGACGACCACGAAGCTCTGGAAATCAAGGGTGGCTTCATCGAAAAGAAGGTTCAAACCCTCGACAAGATCAACGAATACGCTACGCTGCCAAGTCGCGAAGACCTGCTGTCCATGCTGGCAAGTGCTCTGCAAGATCCAATGCGGAAGATTGCCCGTGCAGTCAAGGCTGTTGCCGACAAGAAGAGCGAAGAAGAAGCTGCCTAA
- a CDS encoding sigma-70 family RNA polymerase sigma factor gives MTKARIGDADFLASAAEKAILREAKSGNPLAIQKLFVSYQRLFCYAWQKYHPADLSLHDWLSNMYQLLYQVVLHYDDQKNASFGHYLYRSLENFAKGQYRKCRAQKRIPADCLVSLSDQLPIASQESMEERIYCRLIFENFLDYDLSNFEREVLVASLFMDMPALCKKFGCHRRTIQSALSRCRKKLILALRA, from the coding sequence ATGACGAAAGCGAGAATCGGTGACGCTGATTTTCTAGCGTCAGCCGCTGAAAAAGCAATTTTACGCGAAGCAAAAAGTGGCAATCCACTGGCAATTCAAAAACTGTTCGTTAGTTATCAAAGGCTTTTTTGCTATGCATGGCAAAAATATCATCCAGCTGATCTGTCTTTGCATGATTGGCTTTCAAATATGTATCAGCTGCTTTATCAGGTCGTTTTGCATTATGATGATCAAAAGAATGCATCGTTTGGCCACTATCTCTATCGTTCTTTGGAAAACTTTGCCAAGGGACAGTATCGCAAGTGTCGTGCCCAAAAGAGAATTCCGGCAGACTGTCTGGTGAGTCTGAGTGATCAGCTGCCAATCGCCAGTCAAGAGTCAATGGAGGAACGAATCTATTGTCGTTTGATTTTTGAAAACTTTTTAGATTACGATCTTTCGAATTTTGAACGTGAGGTTTTAGTAGCCAGTCTGTTTATGGACATGCCGGCACTGTGCAAAAAGTTCGGCTGTCATCGGCGGACGATTCAATCGGCTTTATCACGGTGTCGAAAGAAATTGATTTTGGCTTTGCGGGCTTAA
- the nusG gene encoding transcription termination/antitermination protein NusG, with amino-acid sequence MESTEKRWYVLHTYSGYENRVKSNLESRAQSMGMQDYIFRVVVPEEKVRQVKDGEAKEIEEKTFPGYVLVEMVMTDQAWYIARNTPGVTGFLGSHGGGSKPTPLLPEEVDRILKRMDDSEEAPRTDIDVKVGDTVKIIAGPFADMVGKVTEVDHDKLKLRAEIEMFGRLTSAEVGFDQIDSVE; translated from the coding sequence GTGGAATCAACTGAAAAGCGCTGGTACGTGCTGCACACGTATTCTGGCTACGAAAACCGAGTTAAGAGCAATTTGGAATCCCGGGCTCAGTCAATGGGAATGCAGGACTATATTTTTCGGGTTGTCGTACCTGAAGAAAAGGTTCGTCAGGTTAAAGATGGTGAAGCTAAGGAAATTGAAGAAAAAACTTTCCCTGGCTATGTCTTGGTCGAAATGGTTATGACTGATCAGGCATGGTACATCGCTCGGAATACTCCAGGTGTAACCGGCTTTTTGGGTTCTCACGGTGGTGGCTCCAAGCCAACTCCACTGCTGCCTGAAGAAGTCGATCGCATTTTAAAGCGGATGGACGACTCAGAAGAAGCACCACGCACTGATATTGACGTTAAAGTCGGTGATACGGTTAAGATCATTGCTGGGCCATTTGCTGACATGGTTGGCAAGGTAACCGAAGTCGATCATGATAAGCTGAAACTGCGGGCTGAGATTGAAATGTTTGGCCGGCTGACTTCAGCTGAGGTTGGTTTTGATCAAATCGATTCAGTTGAATAA